From a region of the Notolabrus celidotus isolate fNotCel1 chromosome 14, fNotCel1.pri, whole genome shotgun sequence genome:
- the sphkap gene encoding LOW QUALITY PROTEIN: A-kinase anchor protein SPHKAP (The sequence of the model RefSeq protein was modified relative to this genomic sequence to represent the inferred CDS: inserted 3 bases in 3 codons; deleted 1 base in 1 codon) has protein sequence MAGAKCLLKTPSNFQSSAMFEGSESLEVEGGSTESTVASSISACKKVLCSNSVLDSSEYWLRNEKALSRLGLLDDDAEASCTMICFVNLDPQKTDYRDEKSIKVKLASVSPDLPKLVELLTVHQPKENEILLLGGLDASDSCQTHPHSPPQVGQQRSAGVCLVQCSGPKHSNQPRSIIFDINKFLIGLQWAKERQLQQSRAPLQRVDDDTNRSISSIEEDFQTASXHLGDDSEDDGFRNEPESGDLTESLVEAAQKHCVRLACQRGQMTHHQNREDAEMKREGYQQASLHSKESAGHYATNLAESVLQDAFIRLSQDETSFVSEAAVSVSLSSRPSNTTGLSKTKQPSQQRTCSFELPKIVIVQSPDSSDGAVEWQDNQVSHVPDQEITANARQVPENETQAHTPHHNGDHSSKHVEVALACAANVIGTITNPKLTEQLAMESASEEDAQEDLQEPEERTDYSFSSAMCSMAQVAGAVAAVELTEESREVCDSDADSAEAFTASQGLISAAEASTAITLHCSVAEGTSVEAFRANIAEVLHREAAEVLTQPQGYRSVAQLLEATHNKIVDGITCPKKSYMDEREVDDLINEVADSLFKHALEKAKKKKELEGTGKDAPNLQVFLQDSVNNLLFDILCLTQKKISHIRCDQGSFETQESDSCAREFATAKESRDLLTQLQCLVGHSESANRESQSSILHCTDKLNMVPGRQEKHVLEDGDLMGTSSTTHSKDQQIQSTCRQSIFKSASLPSRDFSDHHQIQQSYGVNKEPWGEVPAHSTEKRGRLGTSSDSRQSSLTPQSSLNSYSSLLCLRMDSESRTPITCYADDLAATVVSMATELAAICLENSTGXQPWFCALKGTSGEGPEAYLIPACRSVLRRKEGHSGSASSKKHRAPRLSEIKRKTEEQPELMERLVNRVVDESVNPEELQDPFALFASEVTARIMNCPELNVIDTSKTGQPRSRLQCERWSRGKAASYESIPEEDADPSGTSNTLGLGTRLGHNLSRDSSISKQSSCESITDEFSRFMVNQMETEGRGFDLLLDYYAGKNASSILTAAVQQAASKKNGHLNVRTSSCLSKQSSTESITEEFYRFMLRDMDKENREYGIAKTKEWSNSLFPPSARTPFCIRQSSVPDRRSSDSRLTVNSPIKANSFDGFARNVHGDTLNIFPQISVSASGLCKSDSFLYQRGKSDQITDMLIHETWSSSIESLMRKNKIIADPEDSIELEAAGDLQXHVQQFANRLAADIVDIGRSALGGQQDSAGGTCGALPQPHVPVGERRRGFKQSHLGCGRSRSSQEKSGIGAGSGNSDSIVPRLRGPRDVPLIHIEADQKDEDALLHSERTGVGLQETTQDMPSIKRTERATANGSSSERDKPAVAVAAVAKRDKRSMSASSEESMGSWSHITPEDDPHEETSSFIQLSEGNGTSSASSLGLADLDAFSDVPTQSTVISEETEKGHLAGNRENAFESSPARTVGSSGNLRVLLVVNCDLESECVDSELRVALQWIAASELGLPALYFRKSREKRVAKFQRVVHLMSQKSWRIADLFGAVVQFCKLYKKEEEEGQSLSSLFDWLLETL, from the exons ATCTGTTTTGTAAACCTTGACCCTCAGAAAACAGACTATCGTGACGAAAAGAGCATCAAGGTGA AATTGGCATCGGTGTCTCCAGACCTGCCAAAGCTTGTTGAATTACTGACTGTCCACCAGCCGAAAGAAAATGAGATCCTACTGCTCGGTGGCCTAGATGCCTCAGACTCTTGccaaacacacccacactccCCCCCTCAG GTCGGGCAGCAGAGAAGCGCAGGTGTGTGCCTGGTCCAGTGTTCTGGGCCGAAACACTCCAACCAACCCAGAAGCATCATCTTTGATATCAACAagtttctgattggtctgcaGTGGGCAAAGGAGCGACAGCTTCAGCAGAGCCGAGCACCTCTGCAGCGAGTCGATGACGATACCAATCGCTCCATCTCGTCCATAGAAGAAGACTTCCAGACAGCTT GACACCTTGGTGATGACAGTGAGGATGACGGCTTTAGAAATG AACCAGAAAGTGGTGATCTGACTGAGAGCTTGGTCGAGGCTGCACAGAAACACTGTGTCAGACTTGCATGTCAAAGGGGACAGATGACCCATCATCAGAACAGGGAAGATGctgagatgaaaagagaaggCTATCAGCAGGCAAGCCTTCATTCTAAGGAATCCGCCGGTCATTATGCTACCAATCTGGCTGAATCGGTCTTGCAAGATGCCTTCATACGTCTCTCTCAAGATGAAACCTCTTTTGTCTCGGAAGCTGCTGTCAGCGTGTCCCTCTCCAGTCGCCCTTCCAACACCACAGGTCTCTCTAAGACCAAACAGCCTTCCCAACAGCGCACCTGCTCTTTTGAACTCCCCAAGATTGTTATAGTTCAAAGCCCAGATAGTTCTGACGGGGCTGTAGAATGGCAAGACAACCAGGTGTCTCATGTGCCTGATCAGGAAATCACTGCCAATGCCAGGCAGGTTCCAGAGAATGAGACACAGGCCCATACTCCACACCACAATGGAGACCATTCATCAAAACATGTTGAGGTGGCTTTGGCTTGTGCGGCCAATGTCATTGGTACAATAACCAACCCCAAGCTGACTGAACAGCTAGCCATGGAATCAGCATCAGAGGAGGACGCACAGGAAGACCTGCAGGAACCGGAGGAGAGAACTGACTACTCCTTCTCCTCGGCAATGTGTAGCATGGCTCAGGTTGCTGGTGCTGTAGCAGCTGTGGAGCTGACGGAGGAGTCAAGGGAGGTCTGTGATTCTGACGCTGATTCTGCTGAAGCATTTACAGCATCACAGGGTCTGATATCTGCTGCTGAGGCCTCAACAGCCATCACCCTGCACTGCAGTGTGGCAGAGGGGACCAGTGTTGAAGCGTTTCGTGCCAACATTGCCGAAGTCCTCCACAGGGAAGCGGCTGAGGTGCTGACTCAGCCACAAGGCTACAGGAGTGTTGCCCAACTGCTTGAGGCCACGCATAACAAGATAGTAGATGGCATTACTTGTCCAAAAAAGTCCTACATGGATGAGAGGGAGGTGGATGATTTGATAAATGAGGTGGCAGACAGCCTTTTCAAGCATGCTTTAGAGAaggctaaaaagaaaaaagagcttGAGGGAACTGGAAAAGATGCACCAAACCTTCAAGTATTTCTGCAGGACAGTGTAAATAATCTGCTGTTTGATATCCTTTGCctgacacagaaaaaaataagtcACATTAGATGTGACCAAGGGTCCTTTGAGACACAAGAGAGTGATTCTTGTGCGAGGGAGTTTGCAACTGCTAAAGAAAGCAGGGATCTATTGACTCAGTTACAGTGCCTAGTTGGCCACAGCGAGTCTGCCAATAGAGAGAGCCAGAGCAGCATCCTTCACTGCACAGATAAGCTCAACATGGTTCCTGGGCGGCAGGAGAAACATGTGCTTGAGGACGGTGATCTCATGGGGACTTCTTCTACAACACACAGCAAAGATCAACAGATTCAGTCAACATGCAGACAAAGTATTTTCAAATCAGCCTCCTTGCCTAGCAGGGACTTCTCTGACCACCATCAGATCCAGCAGAGCTATGGTGTCAACAAAGAGCCATGGGGTGAAGTCCCAGCTCATAgcacagagaagagaggaagacttGGGACAAGCAGTGACAGCAGGCAGTCCTCCCTCACACCTCAGTCCTCCCTCAACTCCTACAgttctctgctgtgtttgagaATGGACTCAGAGTCCAGAACTCCTATTACTTGCTATGCTGATGATCTGGCAGCTACCGTGGTGTCTATGGCTACAGAGCTAGCAGCCATCTGCCTGGAGAACTCGACTG AACAACCCTGGTTCTGTGCACTCAAAGGGACATCTGGTGAAGGGCCAGAAGCCTACTTGATACCTGCGTGCCGTTCGGTGCTCAGAAGAAAAGAGGGTCATAGTGGCAGTGCTTCTTCCAAGAAACATCGGGCACCACGCCTCAGTGAGATCAAGAGGAAAACTGAGGAGCAACCCGAGCTGATGGAGCGGCTGGTGAACAGGGTGGTGGATGAATCAGTCAACCCAGAGGAACTACAGGATCCATTTGCACTTTTTGCCTCTGAAGTCACCGCCAGGATCATGAATTGCCCCGAGCTTAATGTGATAGATACCTCCAAAACAGGCCAGCCACGCAGCAGGTTGCAGTGTGAGAGATGGAGCAGAGGAAAGGCAGCTAGTTATGAGAGCATTCCAGAAGAGGACGCAGACCCCTCAGGCACATCCAACACCCTGGGCCTTGGCACTAGGTTGGGTCACAACTTGAGCCGAGATAGCTCAATCTCGAAGCAGTCGAGCTGTGAGAGCATCACGGATGAGTTCTCACGGTTCATGGTTAACCAGATGGAGACTGAGGGCAGGGGCTTTGACCTTCTGCTGGACTACTACGCTGGAAAAAATGCCAGCAGCATTCTGACTGCAGCTGTGCAACAGGCTGCCTCAAAGAAAAATGGTCACCTTAATGTTAGGACCTCATCCTGCCTCTCCAAACAGTCCAGCACAGAGAGCATTACAGAGGAGTTCTACAGGTTTATGCTTCGGGACATGGATAAGGAAAACAGGGAGTATGGGATTGCCAAGACTAAAGAGTGGAGCAACAGCCTGTTCCCCCCTTCTGCTAGAACACCCTTCTGTATAAGACAGTCCTCTGTCCCAGACCGGCGCTCCTCAGACTCCAGACTGACTGTCAACTCACCTATTAAAGCTAATTCATTTGATGGATTTGCTCGCAAT GTGCATGGAGACACACTGAATATCTTCCCTCAAATCTCGGTTTCGGCCTCAGGACTATGTAAGTCCGATTCTTTCCTCTATCAAAGGGGTAAGTCTGACCAGATTACTGACATGCTTATTCATGAGACCTGGTCAAGCTCTATTGAGTCCTTGATGAGAAAGAACAAGATCATTGCTGATCCAGAGGACAGTATTGAGTTGGAGGCTGCAGGAGACTTGC CCCACGTACAGCAGTTTGCCAATCGCCTCGCAGCAGACATTGTAGATATTGGCAGGTCTGCACTAGGGGGCCAACAAGATTCAGCTGGGGGTACATGTGGGGCGCTCCCACAGCCACACGTGCCTGTTGGCGAAAGAAGAAGGGGGTTCAAACAATCCCATCTGGGTTGTGGTCGAAGTAGGTCCAGTCAGGAGAAAAGTGGTATTGGGGCAGGGTCTGGGAACAGTGATAGCATTGTACCACGCCTAAGGGGACCTAGAGACGTGCCATTGATCCACATCGAGGCAGATCAGAAGGATGAAGATGCGCTTTTACACTCTGAAAGGACAGGAGTAGGACTGCAGGAAACAACCCAAGACATGCCATCTATCAAGCGCACAGAGAGAGCTACAGCCAATGGCAGCAG CAGTGAGAGGGACAAGCCAGCTGTGGCGGTGGCTGCAGTAGCGAAGAGGGACAAGCGTTCTATGAGTGCTAGCAGTGAAGAGAGCATGGGGAGCTGGTCCCATATAACCCCCGAGGATGACCCCCATGAGGAGACCAGTAGTTTTATCCAGCTGAGCGAGGG AAATGGAACCAGCAGCGCGTCCAGCCTAGGTTTGGCGGACCTGGATGCTTTTTCTGACGTGCCCACTCAGAGCACAGTAATCAG TGAGGAGACTGAGAAGGGCCATCTggcaggaaacagggagaatgCCTTTG AGAGCAGTCCAGCGAGGACAGTAGGCAGCAGTGGGAACCTCAGGGTCCTTTTGGTGGTAAACTGTGACCTGGAGTCTGAGTGTGTGGACTCAGAGCTGAGAGTGGCTTTGCAGTGGATTGCAGCCTCTGAGCTGGGCCTTCCTGCACTCTACTTCAGAAAGTCCAGAGAAAAGAGGGTTGCAAAG TTCCAGAGAGTGGTCCATCTGATGTCTCAGAAGTCATGGAGGATTGCGGACTTGTTTGGCGCTGTGGTTCAGTTCTGTAAACTAtacaagaaagaggaagaggagggccAGTCTCTGTCCAGCCTGTTCGACTGGCTTTTGGAGACCCTGTAG
- the daw1 gene encoding LOW QUALITY PROTEIN: dynein assembly factor with WDR repeat domains 1 (The sequence of the model RefSeq protein was modified relative to this genomic sequence to represent the inferred CDS: inserted 1 base in 1 codon; deleted 1 base in 1 codon): QRFYLRYYPPGITLEYVKRGCLRSKSIDLFDLTPETNPDELVAVIRQSEPLITEPRVDEVKQLILRLQQKQGQKNHGFCFFKELNTHVLPLTNVAFDKSGSRFITGSYDRTCRVWDKVSGTELHRLEGHRNVVYAVAFNNPYGDKIATGSFDKTCKLWSAETGLCFHTFRGHVAEIVCLAFNPQSTLVATGSMDCTAKLWDIETGEEVAALNGHTGEVISLCFNTEGSQLATGSFDHTVSVWEVASGERVHTLFGHMGEISNVQFNWDCSLIVTASMDKTCKLWEVVSGKCIATLGEHKEEVLDACFDLRGQLIATASADGTACVFSATTHQLLVTLEGHDGEISKICFSPQGSRILTASSDKTARLWDVQSGSCLQVLDGHRDEVFSCXFNYEGDTIITGSKDNTCRIWY; encoded by the exons CAACGCTTTTATCTCAGATATTATCCACCTG gTATAACCTTGGAATATGTGAAGAGAGGATGCTTGAGGTCAAAATCGATTGACCTTTTCGATTTAACTCCAGA AACAAATCCAGATGAGTTGGTGGCTGTAATCAGGCAATCAGAGCCTCTGATCACAGAGCCCCGGGTGGATGAGGTCAAGCAGCTGATCCTTCGACTTCAGCAGAAACAAGGGCAGAAGAACCACGGGTTCTGTTTCTTTAAG GAGCTGAATACACATGTCCTTCCACTGACAAATGTTGCCTTTGACAAATCAGGTTCAAG GTTTATAACTGGAAGCTATGACAGGACATGTCGAGTTTGGGACAAAGTCTCAGGCACAGAGCTGCACCGGCTAGAGGGTCACAGAAATGTGGTGTATGCAGTTGCATTCAACAACCCCTACGG AGACAAGATTGCCACCGGCTCTTTTGATAAGACCTGCAAACTGTGGTCTGCTGAGACAGGCTTATGTTTCCACACCTTTCGCGGACATGTGGCTGAAATA GTGTGTCTGGCATTCAACCCCCAGAGTACACTGGTGGCCACAGGCAGCATGGATTGTACTGCCAAGCTGTGGGACATCGAGACTGGAGAGGAAGTGGCAGCTCTGAAT GGTCACACTGGAGAGGTCATCTCGCTTTGCTTTAACACAGAGGGAAGTCAGCTTGCCACCGGCTCCTTTGACCACACAGTATCTGTATGGGAGGTGGCTTCAGGAGA ACGTGTCCACACTCTGTTTGGTCACATG GGGGAAATCAGCAACGTCCAGTTTAACTGGGATTGCTCCCTCATAGTCACAGCCTCTATGGACAAAACCTGCAAG TTGTGGGAGGTGGTCAGTGGAAAGTGTATTGCCACTCTGGgtgaacacaaagaagaagttCTGGATGCGTGTTTTGATTTACGTGGCCAACTCATTGCTACTGCCTCTGCTGATG GTACAGCATGTGTGTTCAGTGCAACAACACATCAATTACTTGTGACCCTAGAGGGCCATGATGGAGAGATATCAAAA ATCTGTTTCAGCCCGCAGGGCAGCAGAATCCTGACTGCCAGCTCAGACAAGACAGCTCGTCTGTGGGATGTTCAGTCTGGGAGCTGCCTACAAGTTCTGGATGGGCACAGGGATGAGGTCTTCTCCT TCTTCAACTACGAGGGTGATACTATCATTACAG GAAGCAAGGATAACACATGCCGGATCTGGTACTGA